Part of the Prochlorococcus sp. MIT 0603 genome is shown below.
ACTTGAGTATGGGAAATTAAGTTCCCTACAAAAGAAATTAAATCAAACAGAAACTAATTTACTTGCTGATGATAATAATAGAGGGAGGAAATCTCTACTCAGGGAAGAAGTAACAGAAAACGATATAGCTGAGGTTATAGCAAAATGGACTTCAATCCCTGTTACAAAACTCACCACTTCTGAATCACTAAAACTATTAAATCTTGAAGAGACTTTGAATCTAACTGTCATAGGACAAGAGGAAGCTGTAAGAGTAACTTCAAACGCAATTCATCGCTCAAGAACAGGTGTTGGAGATCCTGAAAAACCAATAGCAAGTTTCTTATTTCTTGGGCCCACAGGCGTAGGAAAAACACAATTATCTAAATCATTGGCTTTTGAATTGTTTGATAGCAAAAAAGCAATAATTCGAATTGACATGTCTGAATATATGGAAAAGCATTCAGTAAGTAGACTAATTGGAGCTCCTCCTGGATATATTGGTTACGAATCAGGAGGTCAATTATCTGAAGCTGTTAGAAAAAACCCTTATTCAGTAATCTTATTTGATGAAATTGAAAAAGCACATGGAGATGTTTTAAATATACTTCTACAAATTCTAGATGAAGGGAGGGTTACTGATAACCAAGGCAAAGTAATAAATTTTAGAAATACAATAATTATCCTTACAAGCAATATTGGAAGTCAAGAAATATTAGAAATGCAAGAAAACAAAAAACAATCAATTGAACTAGAAAGAGCAATAAGATCAAGATTGAAAAAGTCATTTAAACCTGAGTTTCTGAACCGATTAGACGAGCAAATTATATTTAAAAGTCTAAACAGAGAAGATCTATTTAAGATTGTGGAATTACAGTTAAAAAGAATAGTCAAAAGATTAAGTAAGCTTGACTTGAATTTAACCTTCTCAGAGGAATCTGTATATTGGATTAGCAAAAAAGGCTATGATAATATTTACGGAGCAAGGCCTGTTAAACGTGTTATTCAAACAGAAGTAGAAAATCGTCTGGCTAAAATACTACTTAGAAACAAAGCTATAGCTAATAATACAATTAGAATAGATGTAATAAATAATAAGCTAACTCTTATATAAAAACTAATTTTTATATCGTAGCTCTTAAGAAGGCAAGATATCTAGACTGAATCTATAGCCCTGTTGACGAACTGTTGTTATACCTCCACCATCACCAAGACCAGCTTGTTCTAGTTTTCTTCTTAATGTAAGCACTTGAGTATCCACTGACCTTGGTCCCCCACTAAATGGTGGCCAAGCCATTCTCAAAAGTTCATGTCTGCTACGAACCATTCCTGGGGGCATGAGCAAAGCACATAGAAGTGCGAATTCCCTAGGGCTAAGCTCAACGGGCTTTTCTCTTAATGTCACTTGTCTAAGCAACAAATGAACCTCTAAGGGGCCAACTGTTACTCGTTCTTGAAGACCTATACGTCCTCTCTTTAATAGAGTTCTACAGCGTGCAGCCAACTCTTCAAGGCCAAATGGCTTCCTCATAACATCATCAGCACCATCATCCAAAAGGCCAACCAATGTTTCTACTCCTGTCCTGGCTGTAAGTACCATTACTGGGCAGCCTAATTGTTGACCTAAATTTAAAGCAGAACTTTTTTCTAGCAATTCTGCACTTACTAAAAGATCAGGAGATTGATCTCTACATAAATCAATAGCTTCAACAACTGAACCTACCGCCGCGGCTAGATGTCCATCTTGTCTAAGTCTCTGAACAAGAACTGTCCTTAGTGTGGGATGAGGTTCTACTACAAGAATTCGTGAAGGGCTCTGTGCAGTTGGCTGGAGGGGATTAGCAGCTAATGAGGGCTGCGCACTTTGCTCATCAGAAAGTAGATCTGGAGTTAATGTCACAGGCCAAAATGAATTTGAATTAAGATAACGAATTAAGCGTCCAACTGTAAGAAATACCTAAATATCATCGCAAAATGACATTACAAGAATTTCAGGACCCTGCATCTATAAGACATTTTCAGTCAATATGTGATGCATGTCAGGAACTTATTAACAGTTTTCATACACCTACAGAATTGAAATTCTATACGGATGGGTACTTACACGCCTTAAGAAAAGCAAGAAGTATTCCCCTGAAAGACCAAGAAACACTAGAAAAGCTTGTGGAGAGATGGGTTCTTGATCCCTCAAGCTTCATAGGGCCAGATGGTGATATGAATAACCTCTATCACCCAAAACAGAAGTGATTTACTTAAGAAGCTAGAGCAATTTCAATCTTTTCTCTTAACTCTCCAGAGTTATACATTTCAATCAAAATATCAGATCCTCCTAAAAACTCCCCCTTCAAATAGACCTGAGGGATAGTTGGCCAATTTGAATATTCTTTTATTCCTTGTCTGATTTCACTATCAGAAAGAACATCAAAAGTTTCAAATTGAATGCCAAGCGAAGTTAAAATCTGTACTACATTATTTGAGAAGCCACATTGAGGCATCAATTTATTACCCTTCATAAATACCATTACTGGATTTGAATTGATTAATTCTTCAATTCTTGAAGGTGTGTCCATATTCATGAAAATCATCCAGGTGTAGAGGTTTTCAAAGCCAATGCATGAATGGCTTCACTGGCAAGCTCTTTTTGAAGAGCTTTATAGATCATTTGATGTTGCTGGACTCTAGATAATCCTACAAAAGCCGATGAAACAACATCAACTTGCAAATGATCTCCACCCCCACTTATATCCTCTACTCTAACTTGAGCATCTGGGATAGAGTCTTGGATAGAAGAAACTAATTCGTCAGGGTCAACCATAAAAAAATCATACCTCCTAATAAAAATTAAAATCAACTATTAATTAAAATCATCTTTTTGATCGACGAAAAGGAGTGTCAACAAATCCCAATTCGAAAAGAGCTTTATAAGCCTGCTGCCCTTCTGTACTAATTGGATTAGAGACACTGCTAACAACCTCAACCAACAAAGGGACTGCTAATGCTGGTTGATTAGTTTTTCTAAAAAGAGTTGCCAGTTTTAGATTGGCCTTTGCTTTTAATAAAAGGACCTTTCGACTATTAGAGTCCATTTCCCTAGGTATACGAGCATCAAAACCTTTAAAAGAACCACTTAAAGCACCATAAAAACCTAGCAACAAATCCCCCATTTCTCTTGCCTTGTCATACTTTTTTCTGGCCCGATCAAAGTCTTTTTTTAAAAAATAAGCATCTCCATCACTAATAATTTTCTCAATTGCAGTAACAGACAATCCAATTTCTTCTTTTGCTAAAACCCTATATTGATCTGAAGAAGGTTCTTTTGCAAAAGCTGGAGTGTTTATAAAAAAGCATCCTGCACTAAGAGCAAAAACAGTAAAAGGGATGCGCCAACTCATCGTAATAAAAACAAATTTACTTAAGACTTTATATGGATTAGGAAAATCGGCCAACTGCTAAAAGGGCTTCTTTCTCAGCTCTATACATTTTTTCTGAAAGTTCTAAATCAAATTGTTTAGAGGCTTGCTTACCACTTTCAGATATTTTTATAGGTTTTCCAAAGCAAATAGCAGCTCTTCCTAGAAACCTTGGATTAAGATCGCTATAACCAAGACCAACTGGTACCACTTGAACATTAACACCATTTCTATGAGCAAGTTGAGATAACCTAATTAAACCTTTTTCAATTTTTATAGACTTTCTATTTAAGTTGATTTGCCCTTCTGGGAAAACAACTAACTGTTTTCCTGCAACTAATAAATCGACAGAATACCTAAGTGAAAGCAATGAAGGTTTAAGTTTATCCACAGGAAAACAGCCTAGTCGATTTAAAAACCAACCTTGAAGACCTTGCATTTCTGACAACGTAACCATAAAACGACAATCTCGTTTTGTTACTCTGCGGCCAGCCGCCATGGTAAGCATAAGAGCATCCCAACGTGAACGATGAGTAGGTGCAAGTACAACTGGACCAACAGAAGGTAAGTTTTCCTTTCCTAGTACAATCCTTTCTTTAAAATAGTTGTTTAAAACTATGTCCTGTGTAACTATCATCGCAAGTTTTCCCAAAAAGGGATTTACACCTCTACATAAATCTGCTTCTCGTTTAACAAGCGCCAAGGAAAAGTGAACTATTTAAAAATTTAATAAGAACTTAGCCTTCAAAAGTATCTTTTTTCTTAGTGCATTGGGCAGTTAAGTCAGCGGCTAATAGCTTTGGAACCCGTATCGCAATAAAATTACTAGTAAATAGCTCTTCTAAATGGCAAGTCTTGGTGTAAATATTGACCACATTGCAAATGTGCGTCAAGCCCGTCTTACAAATGAACCTGATCCTGTTCAAATGGCGTATTTGGCAGAACTAGGTGGTGCCGATGGCATAACAGTTCATTTAAGAGAAGATAGAAGGCATATTCAAGAAAGAGATTTGCAATTGTTAAGGCAAACAATCAAAACACGCTTAAATCTTGAAATGGCCGCAACTGAAGAAATGCTTGATATTGCATTACAAATTAAACCTGATATGATCACATTTGTACCAGAAAGAAGAGAAGAAATAACCACTGAAGGAGGATTGGATGTTCAAAAAAATAAATCAAAAATAAAACCTTTTATAGATAGATCTCAATCAGCAGGAATTCCAGTAAGCCTTTTTGTGGATCCAACACCTATACA
Proteins encoded:
- a CDS encoding response regulator transcription factor, producing MTLTPDLLSDEQSAQPSLAANPLQPTAQSPSRILVVEPHPTLRTVLVQRLRQDGHLAAAVGSVVEAIDLCRDQSPDLLVSAELLEKSSALNLGQQLGCPVMVLTARTGVETLVGLLDDGADDVMRKPFGLEELAARCRTLLKRGRIGLQERVTVGPLEVHLLLRQVTLREKPVELSPREFALLCALLMPPGMVRSRHELLRMAWPPFSGGPRSVDTQVLTLRRKLEQAGLGDGGGITTVRQQGYRFSLDILPS
- a CDS encoding DUF6761 family protein, producing the protein MTLQEFQDPASIRHFQSICDACQELINSFHTPTELKFYTDGYLHALRKARSIPLKDQETLEKLVERWVLDPSSFIGPDGDMNNLYHPKQK
- the grxD gene encoding Grx4 family monothiol glutaredoxin produces the protein MNMDTPSRIEELINSNPVMVFMKGNKLMPQCGFSNNVVQILTSLGIQFETFDVLSDSEIRQGIKEYSNWPTIPQVYLKGEFLGGSDILIEMYNSGELREKIEIALAS
- a CDS encoding BolA family protein — encoded protein: MVDPDELVSSIQDSIPDAQVRVEDISGGGDHLQVDVVSSAFVGLSRVQQHQMIYKALQKELASEAIHALALKTSTPG
- a CDS encoding lysophospholipid acyltransferase family protein; this translates as MALVKREADLCRGVNPFLGKLAMIVTQDIVLNNYFKERIVLGKENLPSVGPVVLAPTHRSRWDALMLTMAAGRRVTKRDCRFMVTLSEMQGLQGWFLNRLGCFPVDKLKPSLLSLRYSVDLLVAGKQLVVFPEGQINLNRKSIKIEKGLIRLSQLAHRNGVNVQVVPVGLGYSDLNPRFLGRAAICFGKPIKISESGKQASKQFDLELSEKMYRAEKEALLAVGRFS
- a CDS encoding pyridoxine 5'-phosphate synthase → MASLGVNIDHIANVRQARLTNEPDPVQMAYLAELGGADGITVHLREDRRHIQERDLQLLRQTIKTRLNLEMAATEEMLDIALQIKPDMITFVPERREEITTEGGLDVQKNKSKIKPFIDRSQSAGIPVSLFVDPTPIQLEASSDLTVRWVELHTGSYATSTWNNQAVEFSKVKESVNKARHLGLRVNAGHGLTYQNIEPIASIKGIEELNIGHTIISRALAIGLKKAVREMKDMIVNPRKEPFFAS